One genomic window of bacterium includes the following:
- a CDS encoding glycosyltransferase family 4 protein, with translation MATRSCRIGIVSTRLAGTDGVSLEVVKWVNVLQRMGHTCFFFAGECQWPADRSYVVPEAHFDFPEVLELTSDLFDDHKRDPETSKKVDRLKNYLKAHLHKFVQDFEIRLMIVENALSIPMNVPLGLALTEMIAETGMLTLGHHHDFFWERSRFAVAAADDYLRAAFPPTLHSIRHSVINSFAQRQLALRTGASSLLIPNVMDFDSPPPESDGYADDLRATLGISPDEYFLLQPTRVVPRKRIERAIELAGRLNRPCTLVISHASGDEGSRYMNYLREYIDLMKVRVVFAQERFSGIRGRNADGSKVYSLADAHFPADLITYPSSIEGFGNGFLEAIYYRKPILMSAYEIYRVDIRPKGFRVIEFEDYITGNIVSKVREVLENHGLVREMTDHNYVAARRYYSYTNLETLLAAQINLMLGD, from the coding sequence ATGGCCACTCGTTCATGCCGGATTGGAATCGTATCAACACGTTTGGCAGGCACCGATGGTGTCTCACTTGAAGTCGTCAAGTGGGTGAATGTTCTCCAGCGAATGGGACACACCTGTTTTTTCTTTGCCGGTGAATGTCAATGGCCTGCTGACCGTTCGTATGTAGTGCCGGAAGCGCATTTCGATTTTCCCGAGGTTCTGGAACTTACGTCCGACCTGTTTGATGACCACAAACGCGATCCGGAGACTTCTAAAAAAGTAGATCGATTAAAAAACTATTTGAAAGCGCACCTGCATAAGTTTGTGCAGGATTTTGAAATTCGATTGATGATCGTTGAAAATGCGCTGTCGATCCCCATGAACGTTCCTTTAGGTCTTGCTCTCACGGAAATGATTGCAGAAACCGGGATGCTTACTCTGGGGCACCACCATGACTTTTTCTGGGAACGATCGCGATTTGCTGTAGCAGCGGCCGATGACTATTTGCGGGCAGCTTTTCCACCAACGCTGCATTCTATTCGTCATTCTGTGATTAACTCATTTGCCCAGCGACAACTGGCTCTGCGGACCGGCGCAAGTTCGCTTCTCATTCCCAATGTGATGGATTTCGATTCGCCACCTCCTGAATCGGACGGCTATGCGGACGATCTACGCGCAACTCTTGGAATTTCGCCGGATGAGTATTTTCTCTTACAACCCACCCGGGTGGTTCCACGCAAGCGTATCGAACGGGCTATTGAGCTTGCCGGTCGCTTGAATCGGCCATGCACGCTTGTAATCTCGCATGCATCCGGGGACGAGGGCTCACGTTATATGAATTATCTGCGTGAATACATCGATCTCATGAAAGTGCGCGTCGTGTTTGCGCAAGAAAGATTCAGCGGCATACGGGGAAGGAACGCGGACGGTTCAAAAGTATACTCACTTGCCGATGCACATTTCCCTGCCGACTTGATTACCTATCCCTCCTCCATTGAAGGATTCGGTAATGGATTTCTGGAGGCCATCTATTACCGCAAGCCGATTCTTATGAGCGCCTACGAGATCTATCGTGTTGATATTCGACCTAAAGGATTTCGCGTCATCGAGTTTGAGGATTACATTACCGGAAACATTGTAAGCAAGGTGCGTGAAGTGCTCGAAAATCACGGACTGGTTCGGGAAATGACCGACCACAATTATGTCGCCGCGCGTCGCTACTATTCCTACACGAACCTGGAGACTCTATTGGCGGCACAAATCAATTTGATGCTGGGGGATTAA